In Acidobacteriota bacterium, one DNA window encodes the following:
- a CDS encoding sugar phosphate isomerase/epimerase → MEERESWRRRLFIHLPYPHLLKHWDEVEREDFNLEICFFPEDLGLLREEEARRRLITLLSSRRFTVHAPYEGIFPASNDPGERKRAFEIFRLLLERIADLRPEVIVFHPYYRRGGEGLALDEWLKRSEEFWGRMATEVAECGARIALENIYEEEPEPLRLLLDRLPEEEVGLCFDTGHFNAFSRASLSQWINAFGKRIFELHLHDNHGASDEHLGIGRGTFPFDELFLLLKENASSPFLTIEGKDEEAIRQSLEFLSRKRQILP, encoded by the coding sequence GTGGAAGAAAGAGAGAGTTGGAGAAGGAGACTTTTTATCCATCTACCTTATCCCCATCTCTTGAAGCACTGGGATGAGGTAGAGAGGGAAGACTTTAACCTAGAAATCTGTTTCTTCCCCGAAGATTTGGGGTTACTTAGGGAGGAAGAGGCAAGAAGAAGACTTATAACCCTTCTTTCCTCCCGTCGTTTCACCGTCCATGCCCCCTACGAGGGGATATTCCCTGCCTCTAACGACCCTGGGGAGAGGAAGAGGGCGTTTGAAATATTCCGCCTACTTCTGGAGAGGATAGCTGATCTCCGTCCCGAGGTGATCGTCTTCCACCCTTACTATCGGAGAGGCGGAGAGGGGCTTGCCCTCGACGAATGGTTGAAGAGAAGCGAAGAGTTCTGGGGGAGGATGGCGACGGAGGTGGCGGAGTGTGGAGCGAGGATCGCTTTAGAGAACATTTATGAGGAGGAGCCAGAGCCACTTCGTCTTCTTCTTGACCGTCTTCCCGAAGAGGAGGTAGGCTTATGTTTCGATACCGGGCATTTCAACGCCTTTTCTCGTGCATCGCTTTCTCAGTGGATCAACGCTTTTGGCAAAAGGATATTTGAGCTTCACCTCCACGATAATCACGGAGCCTCGGATGAGCACTTGGGGATAGGAAGGGGAACCTTTCCCTTTGATGAGTTGTTCCTCCTTTTAAAGGAGAACGCCTCCTCTCCCTTCCTTACCATCGAGGGGAAAGATGAGGAGGCGATCAGACAAAGCCTTGAATTTCTTTCGCGGAAGAGGCAAATTCTCCCTTAG
- a CDS encoding threonine synthase produces the protein MFKLTCNHCGRELPQNFTGFLCSCGGLLSLAMEGKFSPGRIVEDDLSIFRYRHFLPLTGDEMISLGEGMTPLIPYTADGEKEVFLKLESLSPTGSFKDRGAAVLITRARELGVSELVEDSSGNAGSAIAAYSARAGIRARIFVPESTSKGKLKLIRKFGAELILVPGGRAEAAKAAFTEAGKSYYASHYYNPYFFQGTKTFAYEIWEQLKGVPAGIVIPVGNGTLLLGAYIGFSELLSSGIIDKLPRLFAVQSTACAPIYEKLKGKPILPGNEKGLAEGIMIKEPVRLAEIIEAIKQSKGEVITVSDDEIKKAEEELFSLGIAVEPTSCVSLAGYWRFKELGLLPSGRVVIAITGSGLKGGFDA, from the coding sequence ATGTTCAAGCTAACCTGCAATCACTGTGGGAGAGAGCTTCCCCAAAACTTCACTGGTTTTCTTTGCTCCTGTGGTGGACTTCTTTCCTTGGCTATGGAGGGGAAATTTAGCCCGGGGAGGATAGTTGAGGACGATCTTTCCATCTTCCGCTATCGCCATTTTCTCCCCCTTACGGGGGATGAGATGATAAGTCTTGGAGAGGGAATGACCCCGCTTATCCCCTACACCGCCGATGGCGAGAAAGAGGTTTTCTTAAAGCTCGAATCGCTTTCCCCCACCGGTTCGTTCAAGGATAGGGGGGCAGCGGTATTGATAACCAGGGCGCGGGAGCTTGGGGTATCGGAACTCGTTGAGGATTCATCGGGAAATGCTGGCTCTGCCATCGCCGCTTATTCTGCCAGAGCGGGGATCAGAGCGCGGATATTCGTTCCAGAATCCACCTCGAAAGGGAAATTAAAGCTCATAAGGAAATTTGGGGCAGAGCTCATCCTTGTCCCCGGCGGGAGGGCTGAGGCGGCGAAGGCAGCCTTCACCGAGGCGGGAAAAAGCTACTACGCAAGCCATTATTATAACCCCTATTTCTTCCAGGGGACGAAGACATTTGCCTACGAAATCTGGGAACAGCTGAAGGGGGTACCAGCCGGCATCGTAATCCCGGTAGGAAATGGCACCCTCCTTTTGGGCGCCTATATTGGGTTCTCGGAACTCCTCTCATCGGGCATCATCGATAAATTACCCCGGCTATTTGCCGTGCAATCTACCGCCTGTGCTCCGATATACGAGAAATTAAAGGGAAAACCCATCCTCCCAGGCAATGAAAAGGGGCTCGCCGAGGGAATAATGATAAAGGAACCCGTACGTTTGGCCGAAATCATTGAAGCGATTAAACAAAGCAAGGGCGAGGTGATAACGGTTAGCGACGACGAAATAAAGAAGGCAGAGGAGGAACTCTTCTCCCTGGGGATAGCTGTTGAGCCTACTTCTTGCGTTTCCCTTGCTGGGTATTGGCGCTTCAAGGAGCTGGGGCTTCTTCCATCGGGGAGGGTAGTGATCGCTATTACCGGCTCTGGATTAAAGGGTGGCTTCGATGCTTAA
- a CDS encoding TonB family protein, translating to MEMEEEGKNPKNEFPIDRYHPIEDWIEEEEEEEKKSTGGKGVIIILTLLLSLSLLFIAAVMIPTFPGRNYLPLPGEEALKKELTKANKEIEVLKANLAQANELRASLIKKKEESSALSNNIVELRGIVLSLRNQLKEREKKIASLERERENYQKEKKNLLAEVSQLRSELSSQEEEILNLKKEISIKEKRINSLLTDLKKAENKVNEITAELKRREEIFQRKSKEDEEAVAAILKDAKRLSARAEKAEAKVRKQEKELKMLRAQLKALKAKMERVEEGDLVRLTKDVIPPKPIRTPAPNYPSKAADKKLNDTVYLRVLISEDGEVLKAKVVRLSHPGYGFEKEALKAVKRWHFTPAIKKGKRVMVWKEIAIRFQYEGG from the coding sequence ATGGAGATGGAAGAAGAGGGGAAAAATCCAAAAAATGAGTTCCCCATAGATAGATATCACCCGATCGAGGATTGGATTGAAGAAGAGGAGGAGGAAGAAAAAAAATCAACCGGCGGGAAAGGAGTTATTATAATCCTTACCCTTCTCCTTTCTCTTTCCCTCCTTTTTATTGCAGCGGTTATGATCCCCACCTTCCCGGGCAGGAATTACCTTCCCCTCCCTGGGGAAGAAGCGCTCAAAAAGGAGCTTACAAAAGCAAATAAAGAGATAGAGGTTTTAAAAGCCAATCTTGCCCAGGCAAATGAGTTGAGAGCATCCCTCATTAAAAAGAAGGAAGAAAGCTCTGCCCTAAGCAACAACATCGTAGAACTAAGGGGAATAGTACTCTCATTAAGAAACCAACTCAAGGAAAGGGAAAAGAAGATAGCCTCTCTTGAAAGGGAGAGAGAAAATTATCAAAAGGAAAAGAAAAACCTACTGGCTGAAGTCTCCCAGTTAAGGTCGGAGCTCTCCTCACAGGAAGAGGAGATACTCAATTTAAAGAAAGAAATATCTATTAAGGAAAAAAGGATAAACTCGCTTCTTACCGATCTCAAGAAAGCGGAGAACAAGGTAAACGAAATCACCGCCGAACTCAAACGAAGGGAAGAGATCTTCCAGAGGAAAAGCAAAGAGGATGAAGAGGCGGTAGCGGCGATCCTTAAAGACGCAAAGAGACTTTCTGCTCGAGCGGAGAAAGCCGAAGCCAAGGTAAGAAAGCAGGAGAAAGAGCTAAAAATGCTCAGAGCACAACTTAAAGCCCTCAAAGCAAAAATGGAAAGGGTGGAAGAGGGCGATCTGGTAAGGCTAACCAAGGATGTAATCCCCCCAAAACCGATAAGAACGCCCGCCCCCAACTATCCATCAAAAGCGGCGGATAAAAAGCTCAATGATACGGTCTACCTACGAGTTCTCATATCAGAGGATGGAGAGGTTTTAAAGGCAAAGGTCGTTCGCCTCTCCCATCCGGGCTATGGTTTCGAGAAAGAAGCACTAAAGGCGGTGAAGAGATGGCATTTTACTCCTGCGATCAAAAAGGGAAAGCGGGTAATGGTGTGGAAGGAAATCGCCATAAGGTTCCAATATGAAGGAGGATAA
- a CDS encoding ATP-dependent helicase gives MEIEGPDESQKEAIFASPSLALKIVAGPGTGKTFTLVERFLALTKYFPPERILVLTFTNKAAEEMARRLERKNIPPEKVFSFTFHSFAVHILRDYPLQAGLAPGFRVLEEAEGELLLSKVFAKFKDERAEEIVELFSLLGEEARLVLNEFPRILKRIRLHLLSPKEFEQRYFSPLSRRASFEKKVENKVVGLVASFFRRYEEELEKNHLLDFSGLLTKLYRLLSHQDIKREISSRFSYIMVDEFQDTNIAQFRIVERLSSASLSNVTVVGDHNQSIYGFRDADPGNLTTRFPVEARKVMLGINYRSYQPIIDLASKVIEKEIKETPPQLRAKNRGGKLYPLGVYLAKDREEEAEFIARKIKELIGKPLSSPNKRLGKKPGDPISFGDFAILLRAMKPRKRIIPYEEALLRYDIPFTLGGGGGFLQSDEVSLLISLLKLIETPEDELSFFSLLTHPVVDLPDKALLKLRFLREFSPETSLFPDILKDERMFSLLNDEELDRLKRLRLFLLEMEKEKPFLSISSLVSWVIERSGFLKYLRQGGGLRDRLRQENVRRFHRFAKEFEERNIFPSLSDFIDYVETIREMGLDEGELEEREEDAVSILTVHKAKGLEFPIVFVSDFSTPSSKEFRHKPLYFDEEYGVVVRGKNKDKFKKFKEFDEKKEPKSKELKEEWRIRYVAFTRAEELLIITTNAEDKLQGFLQEWFEREKDKVLLSMPPKPAIPLPPSPSSLTKDEERRLIERLELLFPPHSVEVKGDQPIRLSFTSLSTYLACPRRYYLSYVARLPEERKEEKLGLLLGSLVHRALFEYHRGRRDSLFSLFKKEVKVALGKRKGEKKLLAMGRRLLKNYLVHPVSRDNPFLLEQAFTLHLADDDGDVFFSGVLDRVDLKDGKAFLIDYKTDAKVDKELLDRYRLQLFLYLLAMWRGALGKEFSSPEGAGCFFLSSGELVSFPFTEKEVLSVEELILSTARRIRKGEFPERTGVHCDSCPYRWLDLCVLEG, from the coding sequence ATGGAAATAGAAGGTCCGGATGAGAGCCAAAAGGAGGCTATCTTCGCCTCTCCGTCCCTGGCGCTCAAGATAGTAGCAGGTCCGGGCACGGGTAAGACCTTTACTTTGGTCGAGCGCTTTCTCGCCCTTACCAAATATTTTCCTCCAGAGAGGATCCTCGTCCTCACCTTCACCAACAAGGCGGCAGAGGAGATGGCGAGGAGACTCGAAAGAAAAAACATCCCTCCGGAGAAGGTTTTTTCCTTCACCTTTCATTCCTTTGCGGTTCATATCCTCAGGGATTACCCCCTTCAAGCAGGGCTCGCGCCGGGATTCAGGGTATTGGAGGAAGCAGAGGGAGAGCTTCTTCTTTCCAAGGTATTCGCCAAATTCAAGGATGAAAGGGCGGAGGAGATAGTGGAATTGTTTTCTCTCCTCGGGGAAGAGGCGAGGTTGGTCCTCAATGAGTTTCCCCGTATTCTCAAGAGGATAAGGCTTCATCTTCTCTCTCCGAAGGAGTTCGAACAGCGTTATTTTTCCCCTTTATCCCGCCGTGCTTCTTTCGAAAAGAAGGTTGAGAATAAGGTGGTGGGTCTTGTTGCCTCGTTCTTCCGCCGGTATGAGGAGGAGCTGGAGAAGAACCACCTGCTTGACTTTTCCGGACTTCTCACCAAACTCTACCGACTTCTTTCCCATCAGGATATTAAAAGGGAGATATCCTCCCGCTTTTCCTACATTATGGTCGATGAGTTTCAGGACACGAACATCGCTCAATTCAGGATCGTAGAGCGTCTCTCCTCTGCCAGTCTTTCCAATGTGACCGTGGTTGGAGATCATAACCAGAGCATTTACGGCTTTCGCGACGCCGATCCGGGAAACCTTACTACGAGATTTCCCGTGGAGGCTCGTAAGGTAATGTTGGGGATAAATTATCGGTCGTATCAACCGATAATTGACTTGGCGTCGAAGGTTATTGAGAAAGAGATCAAAGAAACTCCTCCTCAGCTCAGAGCCAAAAATAGGGGAGGAAAGCTTTACCCGTTAGGCGTCTACTTAGCCAAAGATAGGGAGGAGGAAGCGGAATTTATCGCCCGAAAAATAAAGGAGCTTATCGGAAAACCCCTCTCCTCACCCAACAAACGCCTTGGGAAAAAGCCGGGGGATCCAATAAGCTTCGGCGACTTTGCCATCCTCCTCAGGGCAATGAAGCCGAGGAAAAGGATCATCCCTTACGAAGAGGCACTTCTTAGATATGATATCCCCTTTACCCTGGGCGGAGGCGGGGGGTTTCTCCAGTCGGACGAGGTATCGCTTCTCATCTCTCTACTTAAGCTCATCGAAACCCCCGAGGATGAGTTATCTTTCTTCTCCCTCCTCACCCATCCTGTGGTTGATCTTCCAGATAAGGCTCTCTTGAAGCTTAGATTCCTTCGGGAGTTCTCTCCGGAGACATCTCTTTTTCCCGACATCCTCAAAGATGAGCGGATGTTCTCCCTTCTTAACGACGAGGAGCTTGATCGGCTCAAACGACTTCGTCTTTTTCTCCTCGAGATGGAGAAGGAGAAGCCGTTCCTTTCCATATCGTCCTTGGTTTCTTGGGTGATAGAGAGAAGTGGTTTTCTGAAATATTTGAGGCAGGGAGGAGGATTAAGAGATCGTCTCAGGCAGGAGAATGTGAGGCGTTTTCATCGGTTTGCTAAGGAGTTCGAAGAGCGGAATATCTTTCCCTCTCTTTCCGATTTCATCGATTATGTGGAGACGATAAGGGAGATGGGTCTTGATGAGGGAGAGCTTGAGGAAAGGGAGGAGGATGCGGTTTCGATCCTCACCGTTCATAAGGCTAAGGGGCTTGAGTTTCCCATCGTATTTGTTAGTGACTTTTCTACCCCTTCTTCTAAAGAGTTTCGACATAAACCGCTATATTTCGATGAGGAATATGGGGTGGTGGTTCGGGGGAAGAACAAGGATAAGTTCAAGAAGTTCAAAGAGTTTGATGAAAAGAAGGAGCCGAAGTCGAAGGAGTTAAAAGAGGAGTGGAGGATAAGATATGTCGCCTTCACCCGGGCAGAGGAATTGCTTATAATCACTACCAACGCCGAAGATAAGCTTCAAGGCTTTCTTCAGGAGTGGTTTGAAAGGGAAAAGGACAAGGTGCTTCTTTCTATGCCGCCCAAGCCGGCGATACCTTTACCTCCTTCTCCTTCTTCTCTTACCAAAGATGAAGAGAGGAGGCTCATTGAAAGGCTTGAGCTTCTCTTTCCCCCTCATTCCGTTGAGGTGAAAGGTGATCAGCCTATCCGGTTGAGCTTTACCTCTCTTTCTACCTATCTCGCCTGTCCCCGGAGGTATTATCTCAGCTATGTAGCCCGCCTTCCCGAGGAGAGAAAGGAGGAGAAGCTGGGGTTGCTTCTGGGCTCGTTGGTTCATCGCGCTTTATTCGAATATCATCGGGGGAGGAGGGACTCGCTTTTCTCCCTTTTTAAGAAGGAAGTCAAGGTGGCGCTCGGGAAGAGAAAGGGGGAGAAGAAGCTCCTTGCTATGGGGCGAAGGCTTCTTAAGAACTACTTGGTTCATCCTGTCTCTCGTGATAATCCCTTCCTTCTTGAGCAGGCTTTTACCCTGCATCTCGCAGATGATGATGGGGATGTCTTCTTCTCCGGGGTCCTCGATCGGGTGGACCTTAAGGATGGAAAGGCGTTTCTCATAGATTATAAGACCGATGCTAAGGTCGATAAGGAGCTTTTAGATAGATACCGGCTTCAGCTTTTCCTCTACCTGCTCGCTATGTGGAGGGGAGCTCTGGGGAAGGAATTCTCTTCACCCGAGGGGGCAGGTTGCTTTTTCCTTTCTTCGGGGGAGCTGGTGAGCTTTCCTTTTACGGAGAAGGAGGTTTTGTCGGTAGAAGAACTTATTCTTTCTACCGCTCGGAGAATAAGAAAGGGAGAATTTCCAGAAAGAACGGGAGTTCATTGCGATAGCTGTCCTTATCGTTGGCTTGATCTCTGTGTTTTGGAGGGATGA
- a CDS encoding PD-(D/E)XK nuclease family protein yields MRMEDNAVMVEATGSPLEREKGIWLKVRADFGEGELILSPRWRESAVVIREGVKLLLLYPRKDGSTLFLDGEGLLVLEPGYLVEPTRISSFAICPLLPRLEDQFSSPLTYHQVLGRLVHLLFSKVVLSKKRIDIVQEARKIIVKEKRGMTQLPRLPSDEGLLLDILDTIEPIIPWVSEMKVKYARLKRGVEFSLSSSRLGIKGRIDAIFLDEARKKAVVMELKSGGAKGFSSYEEHRIQLLSYLLLVQEEMFQGQGELEGFVLYCGEREIFPERRVILSRERASEIMNLRNRFVASRLSLYRPEAHLRWHRCFKCSYLAYCEIGERRLGGIKR; encoded by the coding sequence ATGAGGATGGAAGATAATGCGGTGATGGTTGAAGCAACTGGATCTCCTTTGGAAAGAGAAAAAGGGATCTGGCTTAAGGTGAGAGCTGATTTTGGAGAAGGTGAACTTATCCTTTCTCCTCGCTGGCGTGAATCGGCGGTCGTGATAAGGGAAGGGGTGAAACTTCTTCTTCTTTACCCCCGAAAAGATGGTTCTACCTTATTCCTTGATGGGGAGGGTCTTTTGGTTCTTGAGCCGGGATATCTGGTAGAGCCAACCAGGATTTCCTCTTTCGCCATCTGTCCTCTTCTTCCTCGTCTTGAGGATCAATTCTCCTCTCCCCTTACCTATCATCAGGTATTGGGAAGGCTCGTTCATCTTCTGTTTAGCAAGGTTGTTCTTAGTAAAAAGAGGATAGACATTGTTCAGGAGGCGCGGAAGATCATCGTGAAGGAAAAGAGGGGAATGACTCAGCTTCCCCGCCTTCCCTCGGATGAAGGGCTCCTCCTCGATATCCTTGATACTATAGAGCCGATCATCCCCTGGGTCTCCGAAATGAAGGTTAAGTATGCTCGTTTGAAGAGAGGGGTGGAGTTTAGCCTTTCTTCATCGAGGCTGGGGATTAAAGGGAGGATAGACGCCATTTTCTTAGATGAGGCCCGGAAGAAAGCGGTGGTAATGGAGCTCAAAAGCGGAGGCGCCAAGGGTTTCTCCTCTTATGAGGAGCATCGGATACAACTCCTCTCATACCTTCTGCTTGTACAGGAGGAGATGTTCCAAGGTCAGGGTGAACTTGAGGGTTTCGTCCTTTATTGCGGTGAGAGGGAGATCTTTCCCGAACGCCGGGTGATACTGAGTAGAGAGAGGGCTTCCGAGATAATGAACCTCAGAAATAGGTTCGTTGCCAGCCGTCTATCCCTTTACCGTCCAGAGGCTCATCTTCGTTGGCATCGCTGTTTTAAATGTTCTTATCTTGCTTATTGTGAGATTGGGGAAAGGAGATTGGGTGGGATCAAAAGGTGA
- a CDS encoding ATP-dependent helicase has translation MEEKVEELNIDFSTPLLVLGGAGTGKSHLFLNTIERLIFKEKVPPERILALTFSSNTASRLRRKIEERITPGYRELNITTFTSLAARILRENWERGGVPFDFEVLSGFRERVLMRELLSRERNNLRSPLFKKGADLPGFAEEILNLFGFLWSSLAGGRELKNAINSIPRSDLKERLSDILFLLCRFEEELAKVKGLTYRQLVFKAVELLCRDEEVRRHYQEKFHFLLVDEFQDTDRAQLELLFLLAGEHRRIVAFGDPDGIIFRFRGSDPRNIASRFEEKFPGAKRLVLTKNYRLFPKLTELIGRLGFTSPEAVASEGRVAVSIEPTRVDEAFFVARAIKKLTLEGKLWGEGDGERFNYQDVAILLRDLKDDLAPFEEALSYFDIPYQVVGYSDFFLSPEVRFVISYLKALAGDEGEFRKVLASPVYSLDRLFLISLIEEGEGKGYSLFPLMELLLKRLSLDYPEDFPGWGEANIPRFRPKLMAEMADDRVFGFFSRLFPILSQFFSLRKEIDQSSLPLILRKIIRGSGIVRFVREKGREEEALIHLGSLLSLVDEYGFLFSAIHHHPPDFSLFVSQLPELLTVYGEGIIEEEEEEAPKVKIMSIHQAKGREFEVVFIPRLTEGNFPKKGGGRTIFTREELLRLVASIPEFYHPLLASRTEEIADEKRLFLVAVTRAKKRLFLSYPQTVERAPARPSRFLRAVVSEGIEEEAVRRFGMSFFNGISARSLVETGAPEDILSHPDLEGFLKLRKLSSSPRLLLKLEELRKRFPGKYIPDSNYFEEGEVLLGRKRKRELLLEPSEIVFTPRLISDFVVCPRRAFFSSILNLHTPRRAKFNWRRLIREALLIINQPHRRRIYLSEKSRDKALDELFPGLFNESLPLIRSGEKWRFIWGSKEVERAVKAYVSEILPADRDYQVIASGEEISFSFFDFSFRIGLDLLKIHPEKAPILEVFEFGKDKKTKTTVAINKVWDMTQPRRELDLSPLLFYLAAKSRLKEEGIEEEPAILYRFLRGKGEEEYSFPQAIIAPDPLTEREKEEWTKGGDFHFITPSDWVMAEEALREICERVVRGDFPPEPVEGSSHSCLGYFGCPYEKMCWE, from the coding sequence ATGGAGGAAAAGGTGGAAGAGCTAAATATCGATTTTTCCACCCCACTTTTGGTCCTGGGTGGTGCGGGGACCGGTAAGAGCCATCTCTTCTTAAATACGATTGAACGGCTCATCTTCAAGGAGAAGGTTCCTCCTGAAAGGATACTCGCCCTTACCTTTTCTTCAAATACTGCCTCGCGATTGAGGAGAAAGATAGAAGAAAGGATCACCCCCGGCTACCGGGAGCTCAATATAACCACCTTTACCTCGCTTGCTGCTCGTATCCTGCGGGAGAACTGGGAGAGGGGAGGGGTCCCCTTCGATTTCGAGGTGCTCTCCGGCTTCAGGGAGAGGGTGTTGATGCGGGAACTCCTTTCCCGAGAGCGGAATAATCTTCGATCTCCCCTCTTTAAAAAAGGGGCAGATCTTCCCGGTTTTGCTGAAGAGATTCTCAACCTCTTCGGTTTTTTGTGGAGCAGCTTGGCGGGAGGAAGGGAGCTTAAAAATGCGATTAATTCTATTCCTCGTTCTGATCTCAAAGAAAGGCTATCCGATATCCTTTTTCTCCTTTGCCGATTCGAGGAGGAACTTGCGAAGGTAAAAGGTCTCACCTATCGTCAGCTGGTATTTAAGGCAGTGGAGCTTCTTTGCCGGGATGAGGAGGTTCGACGCCATTATCAGGAGAAATTTCACTTCCTACTGGTTGACGAGTTTCAGGATACCGACCGAGCCCAGCTCGAACTCCTCTTTCTCCTTGCCGGTGAGCATAGGAGGATCGTCGCCTTTGGCGATCCCGATGGCATCATCTTCCGTTTTCGGGGCAGTGACCCGAGGAATATTGCCTCGAGGTTTGAGGAGAAATTCCCTGGAGCAAAGAGACTGGTTCTTACAAAGAACTATCGTCTGTTCCCCAAGTTGACCGAGCTGATAGGGAGGCTTGGTTTTACCTCTCCGGAGGCGGTGGCTTCGGAAGGAAGGGTTGCTGTCTCCATAGAACCCACCCGGGTGGATGAGGCTTTCTTCGTCGCTCGGGCGATAAAGAAGCTAACCCTCGAGGGAAAGCTTTGGGGAGAAGGTGATGGGGAACGGTTCAATTATCAGGATGTCGCTATCCTCCTTAGAGACCTGAAGGATGATCTTGCTCCCTTTGAGGAGGCGCTATCCTATTTCGACATCCCCTATCAGGTGGTGGGCTATTCCGATTTTTTCCTTTCCCCGGAGGTTAGGTTCGTTATCTCTTACCTCAAAGCCCTTGCTGGGGATGAAGGAGAATTCCGGAAGGTTCTCGCTTCCCCGGTCTATTCGCTTGACAGGCTTTTTTTGATCAGCCTCATAGAGGAAGGGGAAGGGAAGGGATATTCCCTTTTCCCCTTGATGGAGCTTCTCCTTAAAAGGTTGAGCCTCGATTATCCTGAAGATTTCCCTGGCTGGGGGGAGGCAAATATCCCCCGTTTTCGCCCCAAGCTAATGGCGGAGATGGCGGATGATAGGGTGTTTGGGTTCTTTTCCCGCCTTTTTCCCATCCTTTCCCAGTTTTTCTCCTTGAGGAAGGAGATAGATCAATCTTCGCTTCCCCTCATCTTGAGGAAGATTATAAGAGGAAGTGGCATCGTTCGCTTTGTAAGAGAGAAGGGAAGAGAGGAAGAGGCGCTCATCCATCTCGGTTCGCTTCTCTCATTGGTCGATGAGTATGGCTTCCTTTTCTCAGCGATCCATCATCACCCTCCGGATTTTTCCCTGTTCGTTTCTCAGCTTCCGGAGCTCCTCACCGTTTATGGAGAGGGGATCATCGAGGAAGAAGAGGAGGAGGCTCCCAAGGTCAAGATTATGAGCATTCATCAAGCAAAGGGACGAGAATTTGAAGTGGTCTTTATCCCCCGACTGACTGAGGGAAACTTCCCCAAGAAAGGAGGAGGAAGGACCATTTTTACTCGGGAGGAACTTCTCAGGCTCGTGGCATCAATTCCTGAGTTTTATCATCCTTTGTTAGCCTCACGGACCGAGGAGATCGCTGATGAGAAAAGGCTTTTCCTGGTAGCCGTCACCCGGGCAAAAAAGAGACTCTTTCTGAGCTATCCCCAAACAGTAGAGCGAGCACCTGCTCGTCCCTCTCGTTTCTTGCGGGCAGTGGTGAGTGAAGGTATAGAAGAAGAGGCGGTGAGGAGATTTGGTATGTCGTTCTTCAACGGGATAAGTGCTCGGAGTTTGGTAGAGACTGGAGCTCCGGAGGATATTCTTTCCCATCCTGACCTTGAGGGTTTTCTCAAATTGAGGAAGCTTTCCTCCTCGCCAAGATTGCTTTTAAAGCTCGAAGAGTTGAGGAAGAGGTTTCCCGGAAAGTATATTCCTGATAGCAACTATTTTGAGGAAGGAGAAGTTCTTTTAGGAAGAAAGCGGAAGAGGGAACTTCTCCTTGAACCTTCCGAGATCGTTTTCACCCCAAGGCTTATCTCCGACTTCGTCGTTTGTCCGAGGAGGGCTTTTTTCTCTTCTATCTTGAACCTCCATACTCCGAGAAGAGCGAAGTTTAATTGGCGCAGGTTAATAAGGGAAGCGCTCCTCATTATAAATCAGCCACACCGACGAAGGATTTATCTCTCGGAGAAGAGCAGGGATAAAGCGCTGGATGAGCTTTTTCCCGGCTTGTTCAACGAATCACTCCCTCTCATCCGTAGTGGGGAGAAGTGGCGCTTCATTTGGGGGAGTAAGGAGGTTGAAAGGGCGGTTAAGGCATATGTCAGCGAGATCCTGCCCGCCGATAGAGATTATCAGGTGATCGCTTCTGGCGAGGAGATTTCTTTCTCCTTTTTTGATTTTTCTTTCCGCATTGGGCTCGATCTTTTGAAGATTCACCCCGAGAAAGCGCCGATCCTGGAGGTGTTTGAATTTGGGAAGGATAAGAAGACGAAGACTACAGTGGCGATAAACAAGGTATGGGATATGACCCAGCCGAGGAGGGAGTTAGATCTATCACCCCTTCTTTTCTACCTTGCTGCCAAATCCCGGCTAAAGGAAGAGGGAATAGAGGAGGAGCCGGCCATTTTATACCGCTTTCTAAGGGGGAAGGGGGAAGAAGAATATTCCTTTCCTCAAGCTATTATAGCTCCTGATCCTTTAACAGAGAGGGAGAAAGAGGAGTGGACAAAAGGAGGAGATTTCCATTTTATAACGCCCAGCGATTGGGTGATGGCAGAAGAAGCTCTTCGCGAGATCTGCGAGCGGGTAGTTAGAGGTGATTTTCCTCCTGAGCCGGTTGAAGGTTCATCCCATTCCTGCTTGGGTTATTTCGGTTGTCCCTATGAGAAGATGTGTTGGGAATGA
- a CDS encoding lytic transglycosylase domain-containing protein — protein sequence MDKIIKGAFLILLLILINFNFDHIFNAKKIPETQPKKESEALLFKDRKIEELTKKVRTLEVAMSIRDVLDRCYPYIPPEKKGVIASSIAEASERYQIDPKLILAVIETESAFKIDAISNKGAIGLMQVIPATGLHVAKELKLNLSEKDSLFDPVINVLIGSYYLKELMKQYKNLEAVLTAYNMGPGTLETQGLYRLPKKYSERVKRNYQELMNN from the coding sequence ATGGATAAGATAATAAAAGGGGCCTTCTTGATCCTGCTCCTCATTCTGATAAACTTCAACTTTGACCATATATTCAATGCGAAAAAGATACCCGAAACTCAGCCAAAAAAGGAAAGCGAAGCGCTACTATTTAAAGATAGAAAAATAGAGGAACTCACAAAAAAAGTGAGGACTCTCGAGGTGGCGATGAGCATCCGCGATGTCCTCGACCGTTGTTATCCCTACATCCCTCCGGAAAAGAAAGGCGTCATCGCCTCGTCCATTGCCGAGGCAAGCGAGCGTTATCAAATAGATCCCAAGCTAATTCTTGCGGTAATCGAGACCGAAAGCGCCTTCAAGATAGACGCTATATCTAACAAGGGAGCGATCGGCTTGATGCAGGTCATTCCCGCTACTGGGCTCCATGTGGCTAAAGAGTTAAAGCTAAATCTTTCGGAAAAGGATTCTCTCTTTGATCCCGTGATAAATGTGCTTATCGGCTCTTATTACCTCAAGGAGCTGATGAAACAGTATAAAAACCTCGAAGCGGTGCTCACCGCTTATAATATGGGACCAGGCACCCTGGAAACCCAAGGTCTTTACCGCCTGCCGAAAAAATATTCGGAACGGGTGAAAAGGAACTATCAGGAGCTTATGAATAACTAA